A region from the Osmerus eperlanus chromosome 11, fOsmEpe2.1, whole genome shotgun sequence genome encodes:
- the LOC134029029 gene encoding tubulin-specific chaperone cofactor E-like protein isoform X1, with protein sequence MNDRSSVQKRKRTVSCGRGLQVEEAPAAAEDEETWSGAMQLSEEDGRTFMQVLSEKYSPENFPYRRGPGMGVVVVPSGLGPQGSPMKDRLNLPSVLVLTGCGITRAGERADIAAFCAHVVELDLSHNQLQTWEQVSEIISNIPNLDFLNLSSNPLGEAGLEHHCAESFSRVTRLVLNNTRVPWDSVHTLTREMPELEELFLCLNEYTSVSPCSVPCPSLRLLHITDNRLQDWAEVRKLGLMFPGLDTLVMANNNLNSIQDNRDMLPRLFPNLRSVNLHNSGLATWDDIEKLNCFPKLEEIRLQGIPLLQTYTNTERRSLMIAQLPSVSSLNGSVVTDGEREDAERFFIRYHLDYPQEELPEGYHRLVSKYGRLEPLAEVDLRPRCQAQVEVQCEERVEQVSIRLDQTVLELKRQLRTVVQMSTNSMRLYYVDKDEHCPFGPEEMKYSSRGLHSYSIQDGDQILVVPKNK encoded by the exons ATGAA TGACAGGTCCTCCGTGCAGAAGCGGAAGCGTACAGTGAGCTGTGGAAGAGGcctgcaggtggaggaggcccCAGCTGCAG CGGAGGACGAGGAGACGTGGAGCGGAGCTATGCAGCTCTCTGAAGAAGATGGCCGGACGTTCATGCAGGTGTTAAGTGAGAAGTACAGCCCAGAGAACTTCCCATACCGACGCGGTCCCGGCATGGGCGTGGTGGTTGTGCCGTCTGGGCTGGGCCCTCAGGGCTCTCCCATGAAAG ACCGCCTGAACCTGCCCAGTGTGCTGGTCCTCACTGGCTGTGGCATTACCAGGGCTGGGGAAAGGGCAGATATTGCTGCCTTCTGTGCCCACGTGGTGGAGCTAGACCTGTCCCATAACCAGCTGCAGACCTGGGAACAG GTTAGTGAGATCATCTCCAACATCCCCAACCTGGACTTCCTGAACCTGAGCTCCAATCCCCTGGGAGAGGCGGGGCTAGAGCATCACTGTGCTGAGTCCTTCTCTCGTGTCACACGCCTCGTCCTCAACAACACACGTGTGCCATGGGACTCTGTGCACACACTGACTCGGGAGATGccaga GCTGGAGGAGCTGTTTCTTTGCCTTAACGAGTACACAAGTGTGTCGCCCTGCTCAGTGCCCTGTCCCAGTCTACGCTTGCTGCACATCACCGACAACCGGCTGCAGGACTGGGCTGAGGTCCGTAAACTGGGCCTCATGTTCCCAGGCCTGGATACCCTGGTCATGGCCAACAACAACCTGAACTCCATCCAGGACAACAGGGACATGCTGCCTCGCCTATTCCCAAACCTCCGCAGCGTCAACCTTCACAACTCAG gtctgGCCACATGGGATGACATAGAGAAGCTAAACTGTTTTCCCAAACTGGAGGAGATTCGTCTGCAGGGGATTCCCTTACTGCAGACCTACACCAATACAGAGCGTCGCAGCCTCATGATAGCACA GCTGCCGTCGGTCTCCAGTCTGAATGGCAGTGTGGTGACagatggtgagagggaggacgCTGAAAGGTTTTTTATCCGCTACCACCTGGACTACCCACAGGAAGAGCTGCCCGaggg GTATCACAGACTGGTCAGTAAGTACGGCCGCTTGGAGCCTCTGGCAGAGGTGGACCTGCGTCCTCGCTGCCAAGCCCAGGTGGAGGTCCAGTGTGAGGAGCGCGTGGAGCAGGTGAGCATCCGGCTGGACCAGACGGTTCTGGAGCTGAAGCGTCAGCTGAGGACGGTGGTGCAGATGTCCACCAACAGCATGAGGCTGTACTACGTGGATAAGGATGAGCACTGCCCTTTCGGGCCCGAGGAGATGAAGTACAGTAGCCGGGGGCTGCACTCATACAGCATCCAGGATGGGGACCAGATCCTGGTGGTGCCCAAGAACAAGTGA
- the LOC134029029 gene encoding tubulin-specific chaperone cofactor E-like protein isoform X2 yields the protein MKSSVQKRKRTVSCGRGLQVEEAPAAAEDEETWSGAMQLSEEDGRTFMQVLSEKYSPENFPYRRGPGMGVVVVPSGLGPQGSPMKDRLNLPSVLVLTGCGITRAGERADIAAFCAHVVELDLSHNQLQTWEQVSEIISNIPNLDFLNLSSNPLGEAGLEHHCAESFSRVTRLVLNNTRVPWDSVHTLTREMPELEELFLCLNEYTSVSPCSVPCPSLRLLHITDNRLQDWAEVRKLGLMFPGLDTLVMANNNLNSIQDNRDMLPRLFPNLRSVNLHNSGLATWDDIEKLNCFPKLEEIRLQGIPLLQTYTNTERRSLMIAQLPSVSSLNGSVVTDGEREDAERFFIRYHLDYPQEELPEGYHRLVSKYGRLEPLAEVDLRPRCQAQVEVQCEERVEQVSIRLDQTVLELKRQLRTVVQMSTNSMRLYYVDKDEHCPFGPEEMKYSSRGLHSYSIQDGDQILVVPKNK from the exons ATGAA GTCCTCCGTGCAGAAGCGGAAGCGTACAGTGAGCTGTGGAAGAGGcctgcaggtggaggaggcccCAGCTGCAG CGGAGGACGAGGAGACGTGGAGCGGAGCTATGCAGCTCTCTGAAGAAGATGGCCGGACGTTCATGCAGGTGTTAAGTGAGAAGTACAGCCCAGAGAACTTCCCATACCGACGCGGTCCCGGCATGGGCGTGGTGGTTGTGCCGTCTGGGCTGGGCCCTCAGGGCTCTCCCATGAAAG ACCGCCTGAACCTGCCCAGTGTGCTGGTCCTCACTGGCTGTGGCATTACCAGGGCTGGGGAAAGGGCAGATATTGCTGCCTTCTGTGCCCACGTGGTGGAGCTAGACCTGTCCCATAACCAGCTGCAGACCTGGGAACAG GTTAGTGAGATCATCTCCAACATCCCCAACCTGGACTTCCTGAACCTGAGCTCCAATCCCCTGGGAGAGGCGGGGCTAGAGCATCACTGTGCTGAGTCCTTCTCTCGTGTCACACGCCTCGTCCTCAACAACACACGTGTGCCATGGGACTCTGTGCACACACTGACTCGGGAGATGccaga GCTGGAGGAGCTGTTTCTTTGCCTTAACGAGTACACAAGTGTGTCGCCCTGCTCAGTGCCCTGTCCCAGTCTACGCTTGCTGCACATCACCGACAACCGGCTGCAGGACTGGGCTGAGGTCCGTAAACTGGGCCTCATGTTCCCAGGCCTGGATACCCTGGTCATGGCCAACAACAACCTGAACTCCATCCAGGACAACAGGGACATGCTGCCTCGCCTATTCCCAAACCTCCGCAGCGTCAACCTTCACAACTCAG gtctgGCCACATGGGATGACATAGAGAAGCTAAACTGTTTTCCCAAACTGGAGGAGATTCGTCTGCAGGGGATTCCCTTACTGCAGACCTACACCAATACAGAGCGTCGCAGCCTCATGATAGCACA GCTGCCGTCGGTCTCCAGTCTGAATGGCAGTGTGGTGACagatggtgagagggaggacgCTGAAAGGTTTTTTATCCGCTACCACCTGGACTACCCACAGGAAGAGCTGCCCGaggg GTATCACAGACTGGTCAGTAAGTACGGCCGCTTGGAGCCTCTGGCAGAGGTGGACCTGCGTCCTCGCTGCCAAGCCCAGGTGGAGGTCCAGTGTGAGGAGCGCGTGGAGCAGGTGAGCATCCGGCTGGACCAGACGGTTCTGGAGCTGAAGCGTCAGCTGAGGACGGTGGTGCAGATGTCCACCAACAGCATGAGGCTGTACTACGTGGATAAGGATGAGCACTGCCCTTTCGGGCCCGAGGAGATGAAGTACAGTAGCCGGGGGCTGCACTCATACAGCATCCAGGATGGGGACCAGATCCTGGTGGTGCCCAAGAACAAGTGA